One Cololabis saira isolate AMF1-May2022 chromosome 12, fColSai1.1, whole genome shotgun sequence DNA window includes the following coding sequences:
- the tafa5l gene encoding chemokine-like protein TAFA-5 produces the protein MQSGAKTLSAGGGASLCCLLLLWLIYSHLLKEGQLAVGTCEIVMLNTDSSVPRRTIARQTARCACRRGQIAGTTRARPACVDARIVRSRQWCEMAPCLEGEVCSLLLNRSGWTCTRGSGRIKTVTPLPKEPS, from the exons ATGCAGTCTGGAGCCAAGACGCTCTCCGCAGGTGGAGGTGCGTCACTCTGCTGCCTACTTCTCCTCTGGCTCATCTACTCCCATCTGCTCAAAGAGG GCCAGTTGGCAGTGGGAACCTGCGAGATAGTGATGCTGAACACAGACAGCAGCGTGCCCAGGCGGACTATTGCCAGGCAGACTGCCCGCTGCGCCTGCCGGAGAGGCCAGATCGCTGGCACCACCAGGGCGAGGCCGGCCTGTGTAGACG CGCGAATCGTGCGGAGCCGTCAGTGGTGTGAGATGGCTCCCTGCCTGGAGGGGGAGGTCTGCAGCCTCCTGCTCAACAGATCCGGCTGGACCTGCACCAGGGGAAGTGGTCGCATCAAGACTGTCACG